A window of the Acidimicrobiales bacterium genome harbors these coding sequences:
- a CDS encoding pyridoxamine 5'-phosphate oxidase family protein, which produces MPERQRPHLDVLDEAECLGLLAAHHLGRLGFVADGWPVILPVNYVFEEPSIVVRTGPGAKLDDTPLSMVAFEVDAADPDGAWGWSVLAQGPAFDITDSIDEYSGALRRLPVEAHAPGDKPNWLKITARRLSGRRFGDVPGSP; this is translated from the coding sequence ATGCCCGAGCGCCAGCGGCCCCATCTCGACGTGCTCGACGAAGCCGAGTGCCTCGGCCTCCTCGCCGCCCATCACCTCGGGCGCCTGGGATTCGTCGCCGACGGGTGGCCCGTGATCCTGCCCGTGAACTACGTGTTCGAGGAGCCCAGCATCGTGGTCCGCACCGGTCCCGGTGCCAAGCTCGACGACACGCCCCTGTCGATGGTGGCGTTCGAGGTCGACGCCGCCGACCCCGATGGGGCCTGGGGCTGGAGTGTGCTGGCCCAGGGACCGGCGTTCGACATCACCGACTCGATCGACGAGTACTCGGGAGCGCTGCGCCGCCTCCCCGTGGAGGCGCACGCCCCCGGCGACAAGCCCAATTGGCTCAAGATCACGGCCCGGCGCCTCAGCGGCCGCCGTTTCGGAGACGTGCCCGGCTCGCCATAG
- a CDS encoding aldo/keto reductase has protein sequence MDDRRLGSLEVSAMGLGCMGMSEFYGRSDENEALDTIHRALDLGVTFLDTADIYGPFTNEQLVGRAIRGRRDDVVVATKFGIHRGPAGERLGIRGDAAYVEHACDGSLRRLGIDTIDLYYQHRVDPEVPIEETVGAMAELVAAGKVRHLGLSEAAPDTIRRAAAVHPITALQTEYSLWTRDPEDDVLPTCRDLGIGFVAYSPLGRGFLSGRIRSVDDFDPDDFRRTHPRFVGDNLGLNLDLVARVEELAGEKGVTPSQVALAWVLAQGTDIVPIPGTKRRRYMGENAAATGITLSDDELRRLSDAFPVGAAAGDRYPDMSAVNR, from the coding sequence ATGGACGATCGCCGTTTGGGCTCGCTCGAGGTGTCGGCGATGGGGCTCGGCTGCATGGGCATGTCGGAGTTCTACGGCCGGTCCGACGAGAACGAGGCTCTCGACACGATCCACCGGGCCCTCGACCTGGGCGTCACGTTCCTCGACACGGCCGACATCTACGGCCCGTTCACCAACGAGCAGCTGGTCGGTCGCGCCATACGCGGACGGCGTGACGACGTCGTCGTGGCGACGAAGTTCGGCATCCACCGGGGCCCGGCCGGAGAGCGGCTCGGGATACGCGGTGACGCCGCCTACGTCGAGCACGCCTGCGACGGCTCCCTCCGGCGCCTCGGCATCGACACCATCGACCTCTACTACCAGCACCGCGTGGACCCGGAGGTTCCGATCGAAGAGACGGTCGGTGCCATGGCCGAACTCGTGGCCGCCGGCAAGGTCCGCCATCTCGGCCTGTCCGAGGCCGCCCCGGACACCATCCGCCGGGCGGCGGCGGTCCACCCGATCACGGCGCTGCAGACGGAGTACTCCCTGTGGACCCGGGACCCGGAGGACGACGTCCTGCCCACGTGCCGCGACCTCGGCATCGGCTTCGTGGCCTACAGCCCGCTCGGTCGCGGCTTCCTCTCCGGCCGGATCCGATCCGTCGACGATTTCGATCCCGACGACTTCCGCCGTACGCACCCGAGGTTCGTCGGGGACAACCTCGGCCTCAACCTCGACCTCGTCGCCCGGGTGGAGGAGCTGGCCGGCGAGAAGGGGGTCACCCCGTCGCAGGTGGCCCTGGCCTGGGTCCTGGCCCAGGGCACCGACATCGTCCCCATTCCCGGCACGAAGCGCCGCCGCTACATGGGGGAGAACGCCGCCGCGACCGGGATCACGCTCAGCGACGACGAGTTGCGGCGGCTCTCCGACGCGTTCCCCGTCGGAGCGGCGGCGGGGGATCGCTATCCCGACATGTCGGCCGTCAACCGCTGA
- a CDS encoding glucose-1-phosphate adenylyltransferase family protein, with product MLAGGAGSRMGPLTERRAKPALPFAGTHRLIDFPLSNCANSGIHDVWVVQQYLPHALEDHLANGRPWDLDRTAGGLLILQPFTGADEGGFHKGNADSLWRHRRLVAEFGADVVLVLSADAVYTFDYRDLIDDHLARHADVTMATTVVSEDAGRFGVVEIDVDCAGRVRDFWYKPDDPPTDVVTMEVFAYRPAALLDTLDRLAENEGGLSDFGEALLPELVAGGRAYQHRFDGYWRDVGTPASYWRAHQDVLDGVTGFDLDDPGWPIRTTGAFRQPARIGAGASVEDSLLSPGCAVHGRVVRSVLSPGAVVEDGAVVEASVVLNGAVVRSGAHVAHAVVDLHAVVSRGSRIAGTEDDVAVVAAQDAGEAGTGGR from the coding sequence GTGCTGGCCGGTGGCGCGGGCAGCAGGATGGGCCCGCTCACCGAGCGCCGGGCCAAGCCGGCCCTTCCGTTCGCCGGCACCCATCGCCTGATCGACTTCCCGCTCAGCAACTGCGCCAACAGCGGCATCCACGATGTGTGGGTCGTCCAGCAGTACCTCCCGCACGCCCTTGAGGACCATCTGGCCAACGGTCGCCCCTGGGATCTCGACCGCACGGCGGGCGGCCTGCTGATACTCCAGCCGTTCACCGGCGCCGACGAGGGCGGCTTCCACAAGGGCAACGCCGACTCGCTGTGGCGCCATCGCCGGCTCGTCGCCGAGTTCGGCGCGGACGTGGTGCTCGTCCTCAGTGCCGACGCCGTCTACACCTTCGACTACCGCGACCTCATCGACGACCACCTGGCGCGCCACGCCGACGTCACGATGGCAACGACGGTCGTTAGCGAGGACGCCGGACGCTTCGGGGTCGTCGAAATCGACGTGGACTGCGCCGGCCGCGTACGGGACTTCTGGTACAAGCCTGACGACCCGCCGACCGACGTGGTCACCATGGAGGTGTTCGCCTACCGGCCGGCGGCGCTGCTGGACACCCTCGACCGCCTGGCCGAGAACGAGGGGGGGCTTTCGGACTTCGGCGAGGCCCTGCTACCGGAGCTCGTCGCCGGCGGTCGGGCCTACCAGCATCGCTTCGACGGGTACTGGCGGGACGTCGGGACACCGGCGAGCTACTGGCGTGCGCACCAGGACGTGCTCGACGGCGTCACCGGGTTCGATCTGGACGACCCCGGTTGGCCCATTCGCACGACCGGTGCTTTCCGGCAGCCGGCCCGCATCGGCGCCGGTGCGTCGGTTGAGGACTCCCTCCTCAGCCCTGGGTGCGCGGTGCACGGACGCGTGGTGCGGTCTGTGCTGTCGCCGGGCGCAGTCGTCGAGGACGGCGCCGTGGTGGAGGCGTCCGTCGTGCTCAACGGCGCAGTCGTGCGCTCGGGCGCCCACGTGGCGCACGCCGTCGTCGACCTCCACGCCGTCGTCTCCCGAGGATCGCGGATCGCCGGCACCGAGGACGACGTCGCCGTCGTCGCCGCCCAGGACGCCGGCGAGGCCGGGACCGGCGGCCGCTGA
- a CDS encoding ATP-dependent helicase has product MFEWLDDLNPEQRSAVLHDGGHLLIVAGAGSGKTRTLACRVARLLVGGTPPERILLLTFSRRAAREMLHRAGQLAEAEGARRVWGGTFHAVANRLLRQHGAAVGLRSGFTVLDQGDNADLLGLVRHDLGLGEKGRRFPKKDTLASIYSRMVNAQERLADVVERSYPWCRDDLDGIKEVFAGYVTRKRAGNVVDYDDLLLYWRALATSSTAGPMLRSGFDHILVDEFQDTNAVQADIVAGMAGPGVWVSAVGDDAQAIYGFRSGSARHMLEFPDRFPGAVVVTLDRNYRSAPPILSAANAVLAGASSGFAKHLRAARTGHDRPRLAACADELAQSTFVCDSVLEQRERGVALRQQAVLFRTGHHSDGLELELARRNIPFVKYGGLKFLEGAHVKDLLSFLRILDNPSDELAWLRVLGLLEGVGPATTRRLIDELGVAEARALARLLGDDCPSFPTASAADLTALRAALADCAIDGVPPADQVERLAAACVPLFARRYPGTASVRLADLDQLRSMATAYPTRSRFLAELTLDPPSATGDLAGPPHLDDDWLVLSTIHSAKGGEWQVVHLIHASDGNIPSDMALGSVDEVEEERRLLYVALTRARDTLVVSYPLRYYVRRQVLDDVHTYGQRSRFLTSAAAAFDAVSVGEAPVSHDPVVSEVAALWQ; this is encoded by the coding sequence ATGTTCGAGTGGCTCGACGACCTGAACCCGGAGCAGCGCAGCGCCGTCCTCCACGACGGGGGCCATCTGCTCATCGTGGCCGGCGCCGGGAGCGGCAAGACGCGAACGCTGGCGTGCCGAGTCGCCCGGCTCCTCGTTGGGGGCACACCGCCGGAGCGAATCCTGCTCCTCACCTTCTCCCGCCGCGCCGCCCGGGAGATGCTCCACCGGGCCGGCCAGCTGGCGGAGGCCGAGGGCGCCCGCCGAGTCTGGGGCGGGACGTTCCACGCCGTGGCCAACCGCCTGCTGCGCCAGCACGGGGCCGCCGTGGGCCTGCGCTCCGGGTTCACCGTCCTCGACCAGGGCGACAACGCCGACTTGCTCGGCCTGGTCCGCCACGACCTCGGACTCGGCGAGAAGGGCCGTCGCTTCCCGAAGAAGGACACGCTGGCGTCGATCTACTCGCGCATGGTGAACGCGCAGGAGCGGCTCGCCGACGTGGTCGAGCGCTCCTACCCCTGGTGTCGGGACGACCTCGACGGCATCAAGGAGGTGTTCGCCGGCTACGTGACCCGCAAGCGCGCCGGCAACGTGGTCGACTACGACGACCTGCTCCTCTACTGGCGGGCGCTGGCCACCTCGTCCACCGCCGGCCCGATGCTCCGCTCCGGTTTCGACCACATCCTGGTCGACGAGTTCCAGGACACCAACGCCGTGCAGGCCGACATCGTGGCCGGCATGGCCGGTCCCGGGGTGTGGGTGTCGGCGGTGGGCGACGACGCCCAGGCCATCTACGGCTTCCGGTCCGGGTCGGCCCGCCACATGCTGGAGTTCCCCGACCGCTTTCCCGGGGCGGTGGTGGTGACCCTCGACCGGAACTACCGGTCCGCGCCGCCCATCCTCAGCGCCGCCAACGCCGTGCTGGCCGGCGCATCCAGCGGCTTCGCCAAGCACCTGCGCGCCGCCCGCACCGGCCACGACCGGCCGAGGCTGGCCGCGTGTGCCGACGAGCTGGCCCAGTCCACCTTCGTGTGCGACAGCGTGCTCGAGCAGCGCGAACGCGGCGTGGCCCTGCGCCAGCAGGCGGTGCTGTTCCGCACCGGCCACCACAGCGACGGGCTCGAGCTGGAGCTGGCCCGGCGCAACATCCCGTTCGTCAAGTACGGCGGCCTCAAGTTCCTCGAGGGCGCCCATGTGAAGGACCTCCTCAGCTTCCTGCGCATCCTCGACAATCCCAGCGACGAGCTGGCGTGGTTGCGGGTGCTGGGGCTGCTCGAGGGCGTGGGGCCGGCCACCACCCGCCGCCTGATCGACGAGCTGGGCGTGGCCGAGGCCCGGGCGCTGGCGCGCCTTCTCGGCGACGACTGCCCCTCGTTCCCCACCGCCTCGGCCGCCGACCTCACCGCCCTGCGCGCCGCCCTCGCCGACTGCGCCATCGACGGCGTGCCCCCCGCCGACCAGGTGGAGCGGCTGGCCGCCGCCTGCGTCCCTCTGTTCGCCCGCCGCTACCCGGGCACGGCCTCGGTGCGCCTGGCCGACCTCGACCAGCTGCGCTCCATGGCCACCGCCTATCCCACCCGCAGCCGGTTCCTGGCCGAGCTCACGCTCGACCCGCCGTCGGCCACCGGCGACCTGGCCGGCCCGCCCCACCTCGACGACGACTGGCTGGTGCTGTCCACCATCCATTCCGCGAAGGGGGGCGAGTGGCAGGTCGTCCACCTGATCCACGCCTCGGACGGCAACATCCCGTCCGACATGGCCCTGGGCTCCGTCGACGAGGTCGAGGAGGAACGGCGGCTGCTCTACGTCGCGCTCACCCGGGCGCGCGACACGCTCGTGGTCTCCTACCCGCTGCGGTACTACGTCCGTCGCCAGGTGCTCGACGACGTCCACACCTACGGGCAGCGAAGCCGGTTCCTCACCTCGGCGGCTGCCGCGTTCGACGCCGTGAGCGTCGGCGAGGCCCCGGTGAGCCACGACCCCGTGGTGAGCGAGGTCGCCGCCCTCTGGCAATGA